From Brassica oleracea var. oleracea cultivar TO1000 chromosome C3, BOL, whole genome shotgun sequence, a single genomic window includes:
- the LOC106332808 gene encoding uncharacterized protein LOC106332808, with product MANKATFHLLMIFCLTLSQFFFFFPTNASRFGSLMERPDQIFLPQQDTILDVKKDVEERVTMELNDYPGSGANNRHLPRGRGCIDC from the exons ATGGCCAACAAAGCTACCTTCCATCTACTCATGATATTCTGCTTAACTCTATCTCAGTTTTTTTTCTTCTTCCCTACCAATGCTTCGA GATTTGGGAGTTTGATGGAGAGGCCTGATCAAATTTTCCTACCTCAACAAGATACAATACTG GACGTGAAGAAGGACGTAGAGGAAAGGGTGACGATGGAGTTAAATGATTATCCAGGCTCCGGTGCCAACAACCGGCACTTGCCACGTGGAAGAGGATGCATCGATTGCTGA